A DNA window from Enterobacter cloacae subsp. cloacae ATCC 13047 contains the following coding sequences:
- a CDS encoding Lrp/AsnC family transcriptional regulator: MLDKVDRKLLSLLQSDCTLSLQALADAVNLTTTPCWKRLKKLEDDGILLGRVALLDPEKLGLGLTAFVLIKTQHHSSEWYCRFVNQVSDMPEVLGFWRMAGEYDYLMRVQVADMKRYDDFYKRLVNSVPGLSDVTSSFAMEQIKYTTALPIE; this comes from the coding sequence ATGCTAGATAAAGTTGACCGCAAGCTGCTTTCATTGCTGCAAAGTGACTGCACCCTCTCTTTGCAGGCGCTGGCAGATGCCGTTAATCTGACCACCACACCGTGCTGGAAGCGCCTCAAGAAGCTGGAAGATGACGGCATTCTGCTGGGGCGTGTCGCGTTATTAGATCCCGAAAAACTGGGGCTGGGCCTGACGGCCTTTGTCCTGATAAAAACGCAGCACCACAGCAGCGAATGGTATTGCCGCTTCGTAAACCAGGTCTCTGACATGCCGGAGGTTCTCGGCTTCTGGCGTATGGCCGGGGAGTACGATTATCTGATGCGTGTCCAGGTGGCAGACATGAAGCGCTATGATGATTTCTACAAGCGGCTGGTGAATAGCGTACCGGGCTTGTCGGACGTCACCTCAAGCTTCGCCATGGAACAGATTAAATACACCACAGCGTTACCCATTGAATAA
- the glnK gene encoding P-II family nitrogen regulator yields the protein MKLVTVVIKPFKLEDVREALSSMGIQGLTVTEVKGFGRQKGHAELYRGAEYSVNFLPKVKIDVAIADDQLDEVIDVISKAAYTGKIGDGKIFVAELQRVIRIRTGESDEAAL from the coding sequence ATGAAGCTGGTTACGGTGGTAATCAAACCATTCAAACTCGAAGACGTGCGTGAAGCGTTGTCTTCAATGGGTATTCAGGGACTGACTGTCACCGAAGTGAAAGGCTTCGGTCGTCAGAAGGGTCATGCCGAGCTTTATCGCGGGGCGGAATACAGCGTTAATTTCCTGCCAAAAGTAAAAATTGATGTCGCGATTGCTGATGACCAGCTTGATGAAGTCATCGATGTGATCAGCAAAGCGGCCTATACCGGCAAAATTGGCGACGGCAAAATTTTCGTTGCCGAACTGCAGCGTGTCATTCGCATCCGTACCGGCGAATCTGACGAAGCGGCACTGTAA
- the amtB gene encoding ammonium transporter AmtB: MKIATIKTGLGSLALLPGLAMAAPAVADKADNAFMMISTALVLFMSIPGIALFYGGLIRGKNVLSMLTQVAVTFALVCVLWVVYGYSLAFGEGNAFFGNFNWAMLKNIELTAVMGSFYQYIHVAFQGSFACITVGLIVGALAERIRFSAVLIFVVVWLTLSYVPIAHMVWGGGLLASHGALDFAGGTVVHINAAVAGLVGAYLIGKRVGFGKEAFKPHNLPMVFTGTAILYFGWFGFNAGSASAANEIAALAFVNTVVATAGAILSWVFGEWAVRGKPSLLGACSGAIAGLVGITPACGYVGVGGALLVGLVSGLAGLWGVTALKRLLRVDDPCDVFGVHGVCGIVGCIMTGIFAAKSLGGVGYAEGVDMVHQVLVQLESIAITVVWSAVVAFIGYKLADMTVGLRVPEEQEREGLDVNSHGENAYNA, from the coding sequence ATGAAGATAGCAACAATCAAAACGGGTCTGGGTTCGCTGGCACTGCTGCCGGGCCTGGCAATGGCTGCTCCTGCGGTGGCAGACAAAGCCGATAACGCCTTTATGATGATCAGCACCGCGCTGGTGCTGTTCATGTCTATTCCGGGCATCGCGCTGTTTTACGGCGGCCTGATCCGTGGCAAAAACGTTCTCTCCATGCTGACGCAGGTTGCCGTGACGTTCGCGCTGGTTTGCGTGCTGTGGGTGGTCTACGGCTACTCTCTGGCCTTCGGTGAAGGTAACGCCTTCTTCGGCAACTTCAACTGGGCCATGTTGAAAAATATTGAACTGACCGCGGTGATGGGCAGTTTCTATCAGTACATCCACGTTGCGTTCCAGGGATCGTTCGCCTGTATCACCGTGGGGCTGATTGTGGGTGCGCTGGCTGAGCGTATTCGCTTCTCTGCCGTTCTGATCTTTGTGGTGGTCTGGCTGACGCTCTCCTATGTGCCGATTGCACACATGGTCTGGGGTGGCGGTCTGCTGGCGTCGCACGGCGCGCTGGATTTCGCAGGCGGTACCGTTGTTCACATCAACGCTGCGGTGGCGGGTCTGGTGGGGGCATACCTGATTGGCAAACGCGTGGGCTTTGGCAAAGAAGCGTTCAAACCACACAACCTGCCGATGGTCTTTACCGGTACAGCAATCCTCTATTTTGGCTGGTTCGGCTTCAACGCTGGCTCTGCGAGCGCTGCTAACGAAATCGCTGCGCTGGCCTTCGTGAATACCGTGGTGGCCACGGCGGGTGCAATCCTCTCATGGGTGTTTGGTGAGTGGGCGGTTCGCGGTAAACCTTCTCTGCTGGGCGCGTGCTCGGGTGCCATTGCCGGTCTGGTGGGGATCACCCCAGCATGTGGTTACGTCGGTGTCGGTGGTGCGCTGCTTGTCGGCCTGGTGTCAGGTCTGGCGGGTCTGTGGGGTGTGACGGCGCTGAAACGTCTTCTGCGCGTGGATGACCCTTGCGATGTCTTTGGCGTGCACGGCGTGTGCGGTATCGTCGGTTGTATCATGACCGGTATCTTCGCCGCGAAATCGCTGGGCGGAGTGGGTTACGCTGAGGGCGTTGACATGGTTCACCAGGTGCTGGTACAGCTGGAAAGTATCGCCATTACCGTTGTGTGGTCTGCTGTGGTGGCCTTCATTGGTTACAAACTGGCGGACATGACAGTGGGTCTGCGCGTACCGGAAGAGCAGGAACGCGAAGGTCTCGACGTCAACAGCCACGGCGAGAATGCGTATAACGCATAA
- a CDS encoding SmdB family multidrug efflux ABC transporter permease/ATP-binding protein, with amino-acid sequence MRKSKTQWPTLKRLLAYGSPWRKPLALAVVLLWIAAIAEVSGPLLISYFIDNMVAKSYLPLGLVAGLGVAYVGLQLAAAGLHYAQSLLFNRAAVGVVQKLRTDVMDAALRQPLSEFDIQPVGQVISRVTNDTEVIRDLYVTVVATVLRSAALIGAMLVAMFSLDWRMALVAIAIFPAVLIVMVIYQRYSTPIVRRVRTYLADINDGFNEVINGMSVIQQFRQQARFGERMGEASRSHYMARMQTLRLDGFLLRPLLSLFSALVLCGLLMLFGLSPGGTIEVGVLYAFISYLGRLNEPLIELTTQQSMLQQAVVAGERVFELMDRPRQTYGEDTAPLQSGAITFDHVSFAYREDRLVLQDINLDVPSRGFVALVGHTGSGKSTLASLLMGYYPLTKGEIRLDGRPLASLSHSVLRKGVAMVQQDPVVLADTFYANVTLGRDYTEEQVWAVLEKVQLAELARGFSDGINTRLGEQGNNLSVGQKQLLALARVLIETPQVLILDEATASIDSGTEQAIQQALAAVRDHTTLVVIAHRLSTIVDADTILVLHRGQAVERGTHRALLEAKGRYWQMYQLQLAGEELAASVREEESLSA; translated from the coding sequence ATGCGTAAATCAAAAACGCAGTGGCCGACGCTAAAACGCCTGCTGGCCTACGGTTCGCCATGGCGAAAACCCCTTGCTCTTGCCGTCGTGCTGCTGTGGATTGCGGCGATTGCAGAAGTGAGTGGTCCGCTGCTCATCAGTTATTTCATCGACAATATGGTTGCGAAAAGCTATTTGCCGCTGGGGCTGGTGGCGGGGTTAGGCGTGGCCTATGTGGGGCTACAGCTGGCAGCGGCTGGCCTGCACTATGCGCAGTCGCTACTCTTTAACCGGGCGGCGGTGGGTGTGGTTCAGAAGCTGCGTACCGACGTTATGGATGCTGCGCTGCGCCAGCCGCTGAGCGAGTTTGATATCCAGCCGGTCGGGCAGGTGATTTCGCGGGTGACCAACGATACCGAGGTGATCCGCGATCTGTACGTGACGGTCGTGGCGACCGTGCTGCGCAGTGCCGCGCTGATTGGCGCCATGCTGGTGGCGATGTTCAGCCTTGACTGGCGCATGGCGCTGGTGGCGATCGCGATTTTCCCGGCAGTGCTGATTGTGATGGTGATCTATCAGCGCTACAGCACGCCTATTGTACGTCGGGTGCGGACCTACCTGGCCGATATTAACGATGGCTTCAACGAAGTGATCAACGGCATGAGCGTCATCCAGCAGTTCCGCCAGCAGGCTCGCTTTGGCGAACGCATGGGCGAAGCCAGCCGTTCGCACTATATGGCGCGTATGCAGACGCTGCGCCTTGATGGTTTCCTGCTGCGTCCGCTGCTGAGCCTCTTCTCGGCGCTGGTGCTTTGTGGCCTGCTGATGCTCTTTGGCCTGAGTCCGGGCGGAACGATTGAAGTGGGGGTTCTGTATGCTTTTATCAGCTATCTGGGACGCCTGAACGAGCCGCTGATTGAACTCACAACCCAACAATCCATGTTGCAGCAGGCAGTGGTTGCCGGCGAGCGCGTCTTTGAACTGATGGACAGACCGCGTCAGACCTATGGTGAGGATACAGCACCGCTGCAAAGCGGGGCGATTACGTTTGACCATGTCTCGTTTGCCTACCGTGAAGACAGGCTGGTGTTGCAGGACATCAATCTTGATGTGCCGTCGCGCGGCTTTGTGGCGCTGGTGGGGCATACCGGCAGCGGCAAGAGTACGCTTGCAAGCCTGTTGATGGGCTACTACCCGTTAACGAAAGGCGAAATTCGTCTGGATGGACGTCCGCTGGCGTCGCTCAGCCACAGCGTATTGCGTAAAGGCGTAGCGATGGTGCAGCAAGACCCGGTCGTGCTGGCCGATACCTTTTACGCCAACGTGACCCTGGGGCGTGATTATACCGAGGAGCAGGTCTGGGCAGTGCTGGAAAAAGTGCAGCTCGCTGAGCTAGCACGCGGATTCAGCGACGGAATCAACACCCGGCTGGGCGAGCAGGGGAATAATCTTTCTGTCGGGCAAAAACAGCTTCTGGCGCTGGCGCGTGTGCTGATTGAAACGCCACAGGTGCTGATTCTGGATGAAGCGACGGCCAGCATCGACTCCGGTACTGAACAGGCTATCCAGCAGGCACTGGCCGCCGTGCGCGATCACACGACGCTGGTGGTTATCGCGCACCGTCTTTCAACGATTGTCGACGCAGATACCATTCTGGTGCTGCATCGCGGGCAGGCCGTTGAACGCGGTACGCACCGGGCGCTCCTGGAGGCGAAAGGCCGCTACTGGCAGATGTATCAGCTGCAACTGGCGGGTGAAGAGCTGGCGGCCAGCGTCCGTGAGGAAGAGTCGCTTAGCGCCTGA
- a CDS encoding PLP-dependent cysteine synthase family protein — translation MNSNWVKHAISEINADYQRSADTHLIRLALPGFAGIQLYLKDESTHPTGSLKHRLARSLFLYGLCNGWIKEGTTIIESSSGSTAVSEAYFARLLGLPFIAVMPSCTAKRKIEQIEFYGGRCHFVESACEIYAASEMLARELNGHYMDQFTFAERATDWRGNNNIADSIFRQMTHEPHPVPSYIVMSAGTGGTSATIGRYIRCQGYDTQLMVVDPQNSVFLDYWQSRNADLRSPVGSKIEGIGRPRVEPSFIPDVVDEMLRVPDAASVATAHWLETQLGRKVGASTGTNMWGALQLAARMREEGRTGSIVTLLCDSGERYLETYYNAEWVQANIGDIAPWQAQIAQLVK, via the coding sequence ATGAATAGCAACTGGGTTAAACATGCCATCAGCGAAATCAATGCCGACTACCAGCGCTCGGCCGACACCCATTTAATCCGCCTCGCCCTGCCGGGGTTTGCGGGGATTCAGCTGTATCTGAAAGATGAAAGTACCCATCCTACGGGCAGCCTGAAGCATCGTCTGGCGCGTTCGCTATTCCTGTATGGCTTGTGTAACGGCTGGATTAAAGAAGGCACGACAATTATTGAATCGTCATCCGGTTCGACCGCCGTCTCCGAAGCCTATTTCGCCCGTCTGCTGGGCCTGCCGTTTATCGCTGTCATGCCCTCCTGCACCGCGAAACGCAAAATCGAACAGATCGAATTTTATGGCGGACGCTGCCACTTTGTAGAAAGCGCCTGCGAAATTTACGCCGCCTCGGAAATGCTGGCCCGTGAGCTGAACGGCCACTATATGGATCAGTTCACCTTCGCCGAGCGTGCAACCGACTGGCGTGGCAATAATAATATTGCGGACAGTATTTTCCGCCAGATGACTCATGAGCCTCATCCGGTTCCGTCATATATCGTCATGAGCGCCGGTACGGGCGGAACCTCGGCCACCATTGGCCGCTATATCCGCTGTCAGGGCTACGATACGCAACTGATGGTGGTTGATCCGCAAAACTCGGTCTTCCTCGACTACTGGCAAAGCCGCAATGCCGACCTGCGCAGTCCGGTGGGCAGTAAAATTGAAGGGATTGGCCGCCCGCGCGTTGAGCCGTCGTTCATTCCTGATGTAGTGGATGAAATGCTCCGCGTACCGGATGCCGCCAGCGTCGCGACGGCCCACTGGCTGGAGACGCAATTGGGCCGCAAGGTGGGTGCCTCTACCGGTACCAATATGTGGGGTGCGCTGCAGCTGGCAGCACGCATGCGTGAAGAGGGCCGCACGGGCTCTATCGTCACGCTGCTGTGCGACAGCGGGGAGCGCTACCTGGAAACCTATTACAACGCGGAGTGGGTGCAGGCAAACATTGGTGATATTGCGCCGTGGCAAGCGCAAATCGCACAGCTGGTGAAATAA
- a CDS encoding SmdA family multidrug ABC transporter permease/ATP-binding protein, which produces MRLFAQLSWYFRREWQRYLGAVLLLIIIAILQLIPPKVVGYVVDGVTEQHYTTARVLMWVGTLVLTAVIVYLLRYVWRVLLFGASYQLAVELREDFYRQLSRQHPEFYLRHRTGDLIARATNDVDRVVFAAGEGVLTLVDSLVMGCAVLIVMSTQISWQLTLLALLPMPLMALAINRYGEQLHERFKLAQAAFSSLNDRTQESMTSIRMIKAFGLEDRQSALFAADAADTGAKNMRVARIDARFDPTIYIAIGMANLLAVGGGSWMVVQGTLTLGQLTSFAMYLGLMIWPMLALAWMFNIVERGSAAYSRIRAMLSEAPVVNDGTEPVPEGRGVMNVNIRTFVYPQTEHPVLENVSFTLQPGQMLGICGPTGSGKSTVLSLLQRHFDVTQGDIRFHNLPLTTLQLDDWRRRLAVVSQTPFLFSDTVANNIALGCPSATQEEIEHVARLASVHDDILRLPQGYETEVGERGVMLSGGQKQRISIARALLLNAEILILDDALSAVDGRTEHQILHNLRQWSDGRTVIISAHRLSALTEASEILVLQHGHIAQRGQHDQLAEQPGWYRDMYRYQQLEAALDDAPEQEEEDANA; this is translated from the coding sequence GTGCGATTATTTGCCCAACTAAGCTGGTACTTTCGTCGGGAGTGGCAGCGCTACCTCGGCGCAGTTCTCCTGCTTATCATCATTGCCATTTTGCAGCTGATCCCGCCGAAGGTGGTGGGCTACGTCGTGGATGGCGTTACGGAACAGCATTACACCACCGCACGGGTGTTGATGTGGGTTGGCACGCTGGTGCTGACGGCCGTCATCGTCTATTTGCTGCGTTACGTCTGGCGCGTGCTGCTGTTTGGCGCGTCCTATCAGCTGGCCGTTGAGCTGCGCGAGGATTTTTACCGTCAGCTTAGTCGCCAGCACCCCGAGTTTTACCTGCGCCATCGCACCGGGGATCTCATCGCCCGCGCCACCAACGACGTCGATCGCGTGGTGTTCGCAGCCGGGGAAGGGGTGTTAACGCTGGTGGATTCGCTGGTGATGGGCTGCGCGGTTCTGATTGTGATGTCCACTCAGATCAGCTGGCAACTTACCCTGCTGGCATTGCTGCCGATGCCGCTGATGGCGCTGGCGATCAACCGTTATGGCGAACAACTGCACGAACGTTTCAAGCTGGCGCAGGCGGCGTTTTCGTCACTAAACGATCGCACGCAGGAGAGTATGACCAGCATCCGCATGATCAAAGCCTTTGGTCTGGAGGATCGGCAATCTGCCCTGTTTGCGGCCGATGCCGCAGACACCGGCGCAAAAAACATGCGTGTTGCGCGTATTGATGCGCGCTTTGATCCGACCATCTATATCGCTATTGGCATGGCCAACCTGTTGGCCGTCGGTGGCGGGAGCTGGATGGTGGTGCAGGGCACCTTGACCCTGGGGCAGTTAACCAGTTTTGCCATGTACCTGGGGCTGATGATTTGGCCGATGCTGGCGCTGGCCTGGATGTTTAACATCGTGGAGCGCGGCAGTGCCGCCTATAGCCGCATTCGCGCCATGTTGTCTGAAGCGCCAGTGGTCAACGACGGTACCGAACCGGTACCGGAAGGGCGTGGGGTGATGAACGTCAACATCCGTACGTTTGTTTATCCGCAGACGGAACATCCGGTGCTGGAAAACGTCAGCTTTACGCTGCAACCGGGGCAAATGCTCGGGATCTGTGGCCCGACGGGATCCGGCAAAAGTACCGTTCTTTCGCTGCTCCAGCGTCACTTTGATGTCACGCAGGGGGATATTCGTTTCCACAATCTTCCCCTCACGACACTGCAACTTGACGACTGGCGTCGCCGACTGGCCGTGGTCAGCCAGACGCCGTTTCTCTTTTCTGACACCGTGGCGAACAACATAGCCCTTGGCTGTCCATCGGCCACGCAGGAAGAGATTGAGCATGTGGCGCGCTTAGCCAGCGTACATGACGATATTTTGCGTCTGCCTCAGGGGTATGAAACGGAGGTGGGTGAACGTGGCGTTATGCTCTCTGGCGGGCAAAAACAGCGAATTTCCATTGCCCGTGCGCTGCTGCTCAATGCTGAAATCCTGATCCTGGATGATGCGCTTTCTGCTGTGGATGGTCGAACCGAGCACCAGATCCTGCATAACCTTCGCCAGTGGAGCGACGGACGGACGGTGATCATCAGTGCCCACCGTTTGTCGGCGCTGACGGAAGCCAGTGAAATTCTGGTGTTGCAGCACGGGCACATTGCCCAGCGCGGGCAGCATGACCAGCTTGCGGAGCAACCGGGCTGGTATCGCGATATGTATCGCTATCAGCAGCTTGAAGCGGCACTCGACGATGCCCCGGAACAGGAAGAGGAGGACGCTAATGCGTAA